Part of the Brassica napus cultivar Da-Ae unplaced genomic scaffold, Da-Ae ScsIHWf_1736;HRSCAF=2366, whole genome shotgun sequence genome is shown below.
TATGTGAAATCGGTTCCCGTTAATGACAAAACCTTTATTGGTATGAGCAGTAAACCTTGGTCCAAAGGCCAACCACCTCAGCTTCGTAGAATGCTCCTTTGAGTTAGAAGGTATCTAACAAGGATGTAAAACTGTGTGAGCTATGTGAATAGAAAAGTGAACAGATAGTGAAGTTGTACAAACTTATTCTTCACCCATTCAGCAAATTGTTGGGTGTGATGCTTCCATAACAAAGTTTCATTTGTTGCTAATCGAACATCATTATCTTGCAGTTCTTGTAAGTGCTTCCTGGTTCTCATAACAAAGTAGAGAGTTATCAGActgataaaaaaatctgaatttgaGAGGGACAGTAGAACTTACTCAACATAGGGATCCATAATAGCCATATTCATCAAAACATATCGATGTGCTATGTCTCTATCTTTCTCTGAAAGAATAAGCTCTGTTCCCTTTTGCAGTGGTCGACCTTCAAGAACCATTCCATCAGACTGAATATCTTCATTACGGTTAAGTACTTCTTCAACGGGTACAGAATTCTTTAGGAACTCTAAACA
Proteins encoded:
- the LOC106353564 gene encoding uncharacterized protein LOC106353564, with protein sequence MHSLCLEFLKNSVPVEEVLNRNEDIQSDGMVLEGRPLQKGTELILSEKDRDIAHRYVLMNMAIMDPYVEKHLQELQDNDVRLATNETLLWKHHTQQFAEWVKNKIPSNSKEHSTKLRWLAFGPRFTAHTNKGFVINGNRFHIQSVKRKTQNSGVTYEAFSMCRSSARDTRHTADMVTYYGVITEIILLDYHMFSVPLFKCNWANRGYGVRKKMVSPLSIFMSTKRHIYKIHTFYHHKQNRYFTLEKMKNRLGMLL